One stretch of Zingiber officinale cultivar Zhangliang chromosome 6B, Zo_v1.1, whole genome shotgun sequence DNA includes these proteins:
- the LOC121991562 gene encoding NADPH-dependent aldehyde reductase-like protein, chloroplastic — protein MADTLPLSGRIAIITGTACGMGLGVAVHLASLGAFLVLGDCSDSPHLEQLVTKLNASIDLPPRAIALLVDIYVGVVKSLFDAVESTFGGRAHIIVTCAAICDYDYPFLAETSEEVWDHTLVVNARGSFLCC, from the coding sequence ATGGCCGACACCCTCCCCCTCTCAGGTCGGATAGCCATCATCACTGGCACTGCTTGCGGCATGGGCCTCGGTGTCGCCGTCCACCTTGCCTCCCTCGGTGCCTTCCTCGTTCTCGGCGATTGCTCCGACTCCCCCCATTTAGAACAACTTGTCACCAAGCTCAATGCCTCCATTGATCTCCCACCTCGCGCCATTGCCCTCCTCGTGGACATCTATGTCGGTGTCGTCAAATCGCTCTTCGACGCGGTAGAATCCACCTTTGGCGGACGCGCTCACATCATCGTCACCTGCGCCGCTATCTGCGACTACGACTACCCATTCCTGGCTGAAACCTCCGAAGAGGTATGGGACCACACGTTGGTCGTCAATGCCCGAGGGAGCTTCCTTTGCTGCTGA